The following DNA comes from Flavobacterium sp. N3904.
AAAAAAGGAGAGTTGGTCAATTTTATCGCATTTGAACAGGCAGCATAAGTTATTAAAAAAAATAATTTTGGCTATTTTTAAAGTTATTGTTGCTGCTGCTCAATATAACTTATTTGTTCCTTTATTTCTTGAGGTATTTCTCCTTGCATTACATCATTTATTTCCTCATAATGCCTACCGTCTTCATAACGGATAGATACAGAAACTGATAAGGTTTGTCTTGCAATGCCTTTAAAAGTTCCTTTTATTGGGGTGCAATCGTGAAAATTTCGCCCTACTGCTAATTTTACATGATTGCCCATTGTCCAAATATTATTGGTAGGATCCAGACCTAGCCAACCTTGATTGGGAGTATAGATTTCGACCCAGGCATGTGTGGCACCTTCGCCTCTTAAACCCGTTGTGAAGGGACAAATATAGCCGCTTACATATCTTGACGGAATACCGGCCGTACGTAAAAGTTGCAATAATACATTGGCAAAATCTTGACAAACGCCTTTTTTAATTTCTAGAATTTCATCAATTGTGGTCTCAATATTTGTAATTCCTTTGGTATATGTAAAGTTGGTAAATATATATTGATTGCATAATTGCGCAATTTCTATAATGGGTTTGTTTGCAATATCCAGTTCTTTTAAAACAGCCTCTATTTCATTTTGTTTTAGAATCGTCTCTGGGTAGCAAAGCCTTAATAATGTTATATTCTTATTTTTTTCTACTTCCAGATCTTGAATAGTTGTATTGTCTATATTGGGAATTTTAAGAGAATGATTGACACGAACCAACATATTTGACTCTATGATCATTTCCTGATGAGACTCCAAATTGTTAAAATTAGCAACACGATTACCGTAATAGTCTTGATGATAATCTACTTCTGGATCACTAGTAATCACGAGTTTGTATTCAAGAACATCCTGATTGTCAAAATTATGTGGAAACAAACGTATTTCGTTTATGCTCTCTTTTATAGGCCAATTGTATTGATACTTTGTAGTGTGAACTATTTTAAATACTGCCATAGGATACTAGGTGTAGGAGAAAAATAATTTTGAAAAATCGATAGAAAACTGATTCAGTTGTGTTTTTGTGTTTTCTAGAACTTCTTCTAATTGTTTGTCTGTTAAGTGTTGATAATCGGTAAAGGCTATATAGCTTTTTAATCTCCCAAATTGATTGTATAATGTTCTGGCCTCACTTAGTTCATTGTCTTTTACCAGACAATCCAAATATTTATTAATTAAATCAAGAGTATAAATTACAGAATGAGCAAAATCGCGATTAAAAATGACATGTTGAACTATTTTCCTGTTGTGTTTAAGGTTGCTATAG
Coding sequences within:
- a CDS encoding transglutaminase family protein, with the protein product MAVFKIVHTTKYQYNWPIKESINEIRLFPHNFDNQDVLEYKLVITSDPEVDYHQDYYGNRVANFNNLESHQEMIIESNMLVRVNHSLKIPNIDNTTIQDLEVEKNKNITLLRLCYPETILKQNEIEAVLKELDIANKPIIEIAQLCNQYIFTNFTYTKGITNIETTIDEILEIKKGVCQDFANVLLQLLRTAGIPSRYVSGYICPFTTGLRGEGATHAWVEIYTPNQGWLGLDPTNNIWTMGNHVKLAVGRNFHDCTPIKGTFKGIARQTLSVSVSIRYEDGRHYEEINDVMQGEIPQEIKEQISYIEQQQQ